The following proteins are encoded in a genomic region of Saccharopolyspora antimicrobica:
- a CDS encoding LysR family transcriptional regulator, whose product MLERLEIESFVVLAEELHFGRTAERLRVSRARVSQTIQRLERRVGAPLFERSSRQVRLTPLGKQLLDDVEPGYRLISRGLCRAQAAAKGVEGSFAVGYLGGAAGEFALAVIRRFTRRYPGIDVRIHETQVKAMFEPLRDGEVELLITQLPVEEADLVLGPVVLRVPRVLAVPANHPLARQDSVSVEDLARGQVFACTGHVPDYWQEHQAPSRTPEGRIVHRGRSAATLPETLAMVGAGHGISPVGADVAETSAPRGVTFVPFRDTGPLEYGLVWRRSGETERIRAFAAAAVEQSAADR is encoded by the coding sequence GTGCTGGAGCGACTGGAGATCGAGAGTTTCGTGGTCCTGGCCGAGGAGCTGCACTTCGGGCGTACCGCCGAGCGGTTGCGGGTCAGCAGGGCTCGGGTCAGTCAGACCATCCAGCGCTTGGAGCGCCGCGTCGGTGCGCCGTTGTTCGAGCGCTCCAGCAGGCAGGTGCGGTTGACTCCGCTCGGTAAGCAGCTGCTCGACGATGTCGAGCCTGGCTACCGGCTCATCTCGCGTGGCTTGTGCCGGGCGCAGGCCGCTGCGAAGGGGGTCGAGGGCAGCTTCGCCGTCGGCTACCTCGGTGGCGCTGCGGGCGAGTTCGCGCTGGCCGTGATCCGCCGGTTCACCCGCAGGTATCCGGGGATCGACGTGCGGATTCACGAGACTCAGGTCAAGGCCATGTTCGAGCCGCTTCGGGACGGCGAGGTCGAGCTGCTGATCACCCAGCTGCCGGTCGAGGAGGCCGATCTCGTCCTGGGGCCGGTGGTGCTGCGCGTGCCCCGGGTGCTGGCAGTGCCCGCGAACCATCCGCTGGCCAGGCAGGATTCGGTGTCGGTGGAGGACCTGGCGCGCGGTCAGGTCTTCGCCTGCACCGGGCACGTGCCCGACTACTGGCAGGAACACCAGGCGCCGTCGCGCACTCCGGAGGGCCGGATCGTGCACCGCGGCCGGTCGGCGGCGACGCTGCCGGAAACGCTCGCCATGGTCGGCGCCGGGCACGGGATCTCGCCGGTCGGCGCCGACGTCGCCGAGACCTCCGCTCCGCGCGGGGTCACCTTCGTGCCGTTCCGCGACACCGGGCCCCTCGAGTACGGGCTGGTGTGGCGCCGGTCAGGCGAGACCGAGCGGATCCGGGCGTTCGCGGCCGCGGCGGTGGAGCAGTCGGCAGCAGACCGGTAA